One genomic window of Candidatus Kuenenia stuttgartiensis includes the following:
- a CDS encoding helix-turn-helix domain-containing protein has product MKSKDEKWALFWCNLLHPVIFGEIEKEQTNLFLKKLCLQEVVFPNGKRKRPTISTLRRKLNRYRKDGFQSLARKARSDRGASRRFSPEIIDKAVELKKEQPRRSDDCLNRFLEKYYGKTIPKSTLYRHLRLAGATRLKLGVSQQKVRIRS; this is encoded by the coding sequence ATGAAATCGAAAGACGAAAAATGGGCTTTATTCTGGTGCAATCTTCTGCATCCTGTCATCTTCGGTGAGATTGAGAAGGAGCAGACCAACCTTTTTCTGAAAAAACTCTGCCTTCAGGAGGTCGTATTCCCCAACGGAAAGCGGAAAAGACCCACTATCTCTACCCTCAGGAGAAAACTCAACCGCTACCGCAAAGATGGATTTCAATCTCTTGCAAGAAAGGCGAGGAGCGACCGTGGCGCATCCAGAAGGTTTTCTCCTGAAATTATCGACAAAGCCGTTGAACTCAAAAAAGAACAACCACGCCGCAGCGACGATTGCCTCAACCGCTTTCTTGAGAAATACTATGGGAAAACGATCCCCAAATCCACCCTCTACCGCCATCTCAGACTCGCAGGGGCGACCCGGCTCAAACTCGGCGTCTCACAGCAAAAGGTGCGTATACGCTCTTAG
- a CDS encoding Mu transposase C-terminal domain-containing protein: MLVDGEALPTNLCLFIDCYSRYVVEGRYYLKQTLDILIDSLIRAWTIHGSPKELYLDNAKVYHSDALRSACYNLGIKLIHRPPRDPAPGGLVERFFGTSQTQFESEVRSGDIITLDAINQAFSAYLAVVYHARIHSETNQSPKQRYDEGLTVIRHVDMDAALAFFMKRIPRTVDRTFADVRIDNRFYRVDPKLRGDKVEVRYDPYGDLKKVLIYSANGEYLGSGNLYLRDQGAETPAASPSKPKHNYLDPITQKHKSILQAQAKGIDYHQIISERPWPFMAFVQKLALLMGHKGSLSAFSSHELESLKKCYNRIPALNESLLTEAFQNASVKTLPYIIRELQIAYSKKEVS; encoded by the coding sequence GTGCTCGTTGACGGCGAGGCGCTTCCCACAAACCTCTGTCTCTTTATCGACTGCTACAGCCGTTATGTGGTCGAAGGACGGTATTATCTCAAACAAACCCTCGATATCCTTATCGATTCTCTCATCAGGGCCTGGACTATCCACGGCTCGCCCAAAGAACTCTACCTCGACAATGCCAAGGTCTACCACTCTGACGCCCTGCGCTCTGCCTGTTACAACCTCGGCATTAAACTCATCCACAGACCACCACGCGACCCTGCTCCCGGCGGACTGGTCGAACGTTTCTTCGGCACCAGCCAGACACAGTTCGAGTCGGAAGTCCGCTCCGGCGACATTATCACCCTTGATGCCATTAACCAGGCCTTCTCCGCTTACCTTGCCGTTGTCTATCACGCAAGAATCCACTCCGAAACCAATCAATCTCCAAAACAACGCTACGACGAGGGGCTTACCGTCATCCGGCACGTCGATATGGACGCCGCTCTTGCCTTCTTCATGAAACGCATCCCCAGAACCGTTGACAGAACCTTTGCCGATGTCCGCATTGATAACCGCTTTTACCGTGTTGACCCCAAACTCAGAGGCGATAAAGTAGAAGTCCGTTACGACCCATACGGCGATCTCAAAAAGGTCTTGATCTATTCCGCAAACGGTGAATACCTCGGCTCGGGAAATCTCTACCTGCGCGACCAGGGCGCTGAAACTCCAGCCGCCTCACCTTCAAAACCAAAACATAATTACCTCGACCCTATCACTCAGAAACACAAATCCATTCTCCAGGCTCAGGCCAAAGGCATTGATTACCACCAAATCATCTCCGAACGACCCTGGCCATTCATGGCATTCGTCCAGAAACTCGCACTCCTCATGGGACACAAAGGCTCTCTCTCCGCCTTCAGCTCTCATGAACTCGAATCGCTTAAAAAATGCTACAACCGTATCCCCGCTCTCAACGAATCATTGCTCACGGAGGCATTCCAAAATGCCTCCGTGAAAACCTTACCCTATATCATTCGTGAATTACAAATCGCTTACTCGAAAAAGGAGGTCTCTTAA
- a CDS encoding ExeA family protein, with amino-acid sequence MFTSHFSMTTQPFSERINTSLIMKDERFTQGLARLQYLLHSGSIAVLYGQTGVGKSTLLKLFLSQIPQNLFLPIYLHFTHLKSSSLLSLIVSQLGEIPKHTKDRLFLQIMDKSLRSNLTPIIVIDEAHLLKTDAITDLRLLVSSPLDSSTHLKIILSGQEHLKYILKRDIHADFAQRISVHYHIHPLTKTQTAAYIDFHLKSSGASDKIFDSDVKDLIHEFSAGIPRQINAISTACLINASIRQSQKITQDIFHQALAEIQSF; translated from the coding sequence ATGTTTACTTCTCATTTTTCCATGACTACTCAGCCGTTCTCTGAAAGAATCAACACCAGCCTTATCATGAAAGACGAACGCTTTACCCAGGGGCTTGCACGACTCCAATACCTCTTACACTCAGGCTCTATCGCCGTCCTCTACGGACAGACGGGAGTCGGAAAATCCACACTCCTCAAACTCTTCCTCTCACAAATCCCCCAAAACCTGTTTCTCCCCATCTACCTCCATTTTACCCACCTAAAATCATCCAGCCTTCTCTCCTTAATCGTCTCCCAGCTCGGTGAAATACCAAAACACACCAAAGACCGGCTCTTCCTCCAAATTATGGATAAATCCTTGCGCTCAAATCTCACTCCCATTATCGTTATCGACGAGGCTCATCTCCTGAAAACCGACGCCATCACAGACCTCAGACTCCTTGTCAGCTCTCCGCTTGATTCTTCCACTCATCTCAAAATCATCCTCTCGGGACAGGAACACCTCAAATATATCCTCAAAAGAGACATCCATGCCGACTTCGCACAACGCATCTCGGTACATTACCACATTCATCCCCTTACTAAAACTCAAACCGCTGCATACATAGACTTCCATCTGAAATCTTCCGGCGCATCCGATAAAATCTTTGACTCAGACGTCAAAGACCTGATCCATGAGTTCTCCGCCGGCATCCCAAGGCAAATCAACGCCATTTCCACCGCCTGCCTGATTAACGCTTCCATCAGACAATCACAGAAAATTACCCAGGATATCTTCCATCAGGCTCTTGCTGAAATTCAATCTTTTTAA
- a CDS encoding CHC2 zinc finger domain-containing protein: MARLFSPQLLRSLRNDIPIDRLIADVLSIPHKYSEGYFRFLCPLCSEFNSATNPNTNLARCFRCKKNFNTIDIVMVDSNSSFPDAVYLLKSVLPQYINST, encoded by the coding sequence ATGGCCCGTCTCTTTTCCCCTCAACTCTTGCGCTCATTACGAAACGATATCCCCATCGATCGACTCATCGCTGATGTCCTCTCCATACCTCATAAATACTCCGAAGGCTATTTCCGCTTCCTCTGCCCTCTCTGTTCTGAATTTAATTCCGCCACCAACCCAAATACGAACCTCGCCAGGTGTTTCCGTTGTAAAAAAAACTTTAATACCATCGACATCGTCATGGTAGATTCCAACTCCTCTTTCCCAGATGCTGTCTATCTGCTAAAATCCGTTTTACCTCAATATATTAATTCCACTTAA
- a CDS encoding IS4-like element ISCku3 family transposase → MMREDWDLLRTFFPNDWKSLAVDTNALKGLRKDKSEEKLLRTLLIHLGCGYSLRETVVRAKRANLADLSDVALLKRLKKSKEWLYKLCLSLFRERGLQINKRNNFHLRLFDATTVKEPGKTGSLWRIHYSIEVPSLSCDFFKLTGTEGEGTGESFRQFPMKKDDYIIADRGYCTGQGIHHATRKGAYLSVRVNSQSLRIFGEEKKPFPLLKEIQYLKRPLAIKSWNVFIPNVDNTEYVKGRLCIIHKTEEAIKIAHKKLKRHASKKGIELKPETLIYAKYVIVFTTFPENQFTAFDILEWYRVRWQIELVFKRFKQIAQFGHLPKYDDDSSKAWLYGKLFVALLTEKLIDFATSFSPWGYFIVKQED, encoded by the coding sequence ATGATGAGAGAAGATTGGGATCTTCTAAGAACTTTCTTCCCAAACGATTGGAAAAGTTTAGCCGTTGATACAAATGCTTTAAAAGGCTTGCGCAAGGATAAATCTGAAGAAAAGCTTCTTCGAACATTATTAATTCATTTAGGATGTGGCTATTCATTGCGTGAAACAGTAGTTCGAGCCAAGCGTGCTAACTTAGCAGATTTATCCGATGTTGCCTTATTAAAGCGATTAAAAAAGAGCAAAGAATGGCTATATAAATTATGTTTATCTTTATTCCGTGAGCGTGGCCTCCAAATTAATAAACGGAATAATTTTCATCTTCGCTTATTTGATGCAACAACAGTAAAGGAACCTGGGAAAACAGGAAGTCTTTGGCGCATTCATTATAGTATTGAGGTTCCTTCATTATCTTGCGATTTCTTTAAACTTACGGGAACTGAAGGAGAAGGCACAGGAGAATCTTTTCGGCAGTTTCCGATGAAAAAAGATGATTATATTATAGCTGACAGAGGTTACTGTACTGGCCAAGGAATTCATCATGCAACAAGGAAAGGCGCTTATCTTAGCGTTAGAGTTAATTCGCAATCTCTACGGATATTCGGCGAAGAAAAGAAACCCTTTCCTTTATTGAAAGAAATCCAATATTTAAAAAGACCCCTTGCTATAAAATCATGGAACGTTTTTATTCCAAACGTTGATAATACTGAATATGTCAAAGGTCGTCTTTGTATAATACACAAAACAGAAGAAGCCATTAAAATAGCTCATAAAAAACTTAAAAGACATGCAAGCAAAAAGGGCATTGAACTAAAACCGGAGACCCTTATTTATGCCAAGTACGTAATAGTATTCACAACGTTTCCTGAAAATCAATTTACCGCTTTTGATATCTTAGAATGGTATCGAGTTCGATGGCAAATTGAACTGGTCTTTAAAAGATTTAAACAAATAGCACAATTTGGACACTTACCTAAATACGATGATGATAGCTCAAAAGCTTGGCTTTATGGCAAACTATTCGTTGCTCTTTTGACAGAAAAACTAATAGATTTTGCTACGTCTTTTTCCCCCTGGGGATACTTCATTGTCAAGCAAGAAGACTAA
- a CDS encoding IS110 family transposase translates to MGYFVGIDLHGDNNYIGILDEEDRKVFKRRNRNDINEIKRVLEPYKKEIKGIVVESTFNWYWIVDGLMEAGYQVHLANTSAMQQYEGLKYIDDTRDSFWLAKMLRLKILPEGYIYPKETRSVRDLLRKRMMLVQQRTAHILSMQTMVNRNKGVPISGDTIKKLSNEEVMGMFSDVHLTMSAQCDHEVIEVLNKQIYKIEKAVLKEVKLKKPYKKLLKVPGIGEILAMTIMLETGNIERFSDVGMYSSYCRCVSAKKLSNGKSKGKGNRKNGNKYLAWAYVEAAHFHVRFCEKGRKWHQRKASKSHVVLATKALSNKLARACYYIIKEQVNYDEKKMFG, encoded by the coding sequence CATCAATGAAATAAAGCGCGTATTAGAGCCATACAAAAAAGAAATAAAGGGTATAGTAGTAGAATCGACCTTTAACTGGTACTGGATAGTGGATGGTCTGATGGAGGCAGGCTATCAGGTACACCTGGCAAATACATCGGCAATGCAGCAGTATGAGGGATTAAAGTACATTGACGACACGAGGGATTCGTTTTGGTTGGCAAAGATGTTACGGTTAAAGATATTACCAGAGGGATATATTTATCCCAAAGAGACGCGGTCAGTGAGGGATTTACTGAGGAAGCGGATGATGTTGGTACAACAAAGGACAGCGCATATATTGAGTATGCAAACGATGGTAAACCGTAACAAAGGAGTACCGATAAGCGGTGATACGATAAAGAAGCTGAGTAACGAAGAGGTAATGGGGATGTTCAGCGACGTGCATTTGACCATGTCAGCACAGTGCGATCACGAGGTAATAGAGGTATTAAATAAGCAGATATACAAGATAGAGAAAGCGGTATTAAAGGAGGTGAAGCTAAAGAAGCCGTATAAGAAATTGCTCAAGGTGCCTGGGATAGGCGAAATCCTGGCAATGACGATAATGCTGGAGACTGGGAACATAGAGCGATTTAGTGATGTGGGGATGTATTCATCTTATTGCAGATGCGTATCGGCAAAAAAATTATCGAATGGTAAGAGCAAAGGGAAAGGAAACCGTAAGAACGGGAATAAATACCTTGCGTGGGCGTATGTGGAGGCAGCGCATTTTCACGTAAGATTTTGCGAAAAGGGAAGGAAATGGCATCAGAGGAAGGCGTCAAAGAGCCATGTAGTTCTGGCAACGAAAGCCTTGAGCAATAAGCTGGCCAGGGCATGTTATTACATAATAAAGGAGCAAGTAAACTACGACGAGAAAAAAATGTTTGGGTAG